One Synechococcus sp. PROS-9-1 DNA window includes the following coding sequences:
- a CDS encoding alpha/beta fold hydrolase encodes MTSDLLLIAVHGWMLSRKVWAPFEQSWTRLAPSIPLWCPDLPGFGLESRPTQLRPTLASYGKWLAEHIHAQAKGRQVVLMGHSLGGSIALHAEDCLRRQWDQPLSGLVMLAAGGGIYQPRPFRRLRFGGQLILKLRPTPLPGPIGKLGPFQAEQRAALGLLVNSTTRGAVKQIPNLVAGLKAENLWISGEQDRVMEPGYVQHLAEYSDKHCLKELPQCGHLAMQSHPDLLAQTIQNWLIDQSLASPRS; translated from the coding sequence ATGACCTCTGATCTGCTGCTGATCGCCGTACACGGTTGGATGCTCAGCCGAAAGGTCTGGGCACCGTTTGAACAAAGCTGGACCCGCTTAGCCCCCTCCATTCCTTTGTGGTGTCCTGATTTACCAGGATTTGGACTGGAGTCTCGCCCCACCCAGCTTCGACCAACCTTGGCGTCCTACGGGAAGTGGCTTGCCGAGCACATTCACGCTCAAGCCAAGGGTCGCCAAGTGGTGTTGATGGGGCACTCCCTGGGAGGAAGCATCGCCCTACATGCAGAAGATTGTCTGCGTCGACAGTGGGATCAGCCGCTCTCGGGCCTTGTGATGTTGGCGGCCGGAGGTGGGATCTACCAACCCAGACCGTTTCGACGACTCAGGTTTGGGGGGCAATTGATTCTGAAACTGCGTCCTACACCACTTCCAGGGCCCATCGGAAAGTTGGGGCCATTTCAAGCTGAACAGCGTGCAGCACTTGGGCTTCTGGTGAACAGCACGACCCGAGGGGCTGTCAAACAGATACCAAACCTGGTGGCAGGTTTGAAGGCAGAAAACCTATGGATTAGCGGTGAACAGGACCGCGTGATGGAACCCGGCTATGTGCAACACCTTGCCGAATACAGCGACAAACACTGCCTGAAAGAACTCCCACAGTGCGGACATCTGGCCATGCAGAGCCATCCCGACCTATTGGCACAAACCATCCAGAATTGGCTCATCGATCAAAGCCTGGCGAGTCCTCGTTCCTGA
- a CDS encoding GNAT family N-acetyltransferase, with protein sequence MTSTSSLTPQILVHSYGKEARICETSNTQLILVISQSRPMDLVELEQLLEAVGWSRRPVRRVRKALDNSLLRVGLWRHDPRIPRLVGFARCTGDGVLEATIWDVAVHPLYQGAGLGRQLMDYILDALKEMGTERATLFADPGVLPFYDRLGWDLEPNGHRCGFWYSN encoded by the coding sequence GTGACTAGCACTTCCTCTCTCACCCCACAGATTTTGGTTCATTCCTATGGGAAAGAGGCTCGGATCTGTGAAACATCTAATACCCAGCTCATCCTGGTGATTAGCCAGTCTCGTCCGATGGATTTAGTTGAGCTGGAACAGCTTTTAGAGGCTGTGGGCTGGAGTCGCAGGCCGGTTCGGCGCGTTCGTAAGGCCCTCGACAACAGCTTGCTCAGAGTGGGGTTATGGCGCCATGACCCACGCATTCCACGCTTGGTGGGTTTTGCACGCTGCACTGGAGATGGAGTTCTTGAAGCCACGATTTGGGATGTGGCCGTTCACCCCCTGTATCAAGGCGCTGGGCTTGGGCGTCAGTTGATGGATTACATCCTCGATGCTCTGAAAGAGATGGGAACAGAGCGCGCCACGCTCTTCGCCGATCCCGGGGTGCTGCCCTTTTATGACCGTCTTGGCTGGGACTTAGAGCCCAATGGTCATCGTTGTGGCTTTTGGTATTCCAATTGA
- a CDS encoding TIGR04283 family arsenosugar biosynthesis glycosyltransferase produces MSADTPMLSVVIPCLNEAERLPLLLADLQRWPLPIEITVVDGGSNDHSHRISALAGGRFITKQPPGRGRQLAAGAQHSIQQTQGEWLLFLHADSRLQSHWGSSVLRRIQHPDAQRFAWFFDLRIQPSTPARRLLEGVIALRSRWCQQPYGDQGLLLHRSLYERSGGYAPLPLMEDLDLVQRLGQLTRLHALGLAITTDGRRWQRGGVLRRSLENARLRHRWRCGESPARLAADYYGKPFSTIQLEYQKPQR; encoded by the coding sequence ATGAGCGCTGACACCCCCATGCTCAGCGTGGTGATTCCCTGCCTGAATGAGGCGGAGCGTCTTCCGCTTCTCCTCGCCGACCTGCAGCGCTGGCCTCTCCCGATCGAGATCACGGTTGTGGATGGTGGCAGCAACGATCACAGCCATCGCATCAGCGCTCTCGCTGGTGGTCGCTTCATCACGAAGCAACCACCTGGGCGGGGTAGGCAACTTGCTGCAGGTGCCCAGCACTCCATCCAGCAAACCCAAGGCGAATGGCTTCTTTTTCTCCATGCCGATAGCCGTCTGCAAAGCCACTGGGGAAGCAGCGTGCTGCGTCGGATTCAGCATCCTGATGCGCAACGATTCGCATGGTTTTTTGACTTGCGCATTCAGCCCAGCACTCCAGCCCGACGTCTGTTGGAAGGGGTGATCGCTCTTCGTAGCCGCTGGTGCCAACAACCCTACGGAGATCAGGGACTCCTGCTCCATCGGTCCCTCTATGAGCGCAGTGGTGGCTATGCACCCTTGCCATTAATGGAGGATCTCGACCTCGTGCAACGACTCGGGCAACTCACACGCCTTCATGCCCTTGGCCTGGCGATCACCACCGATGGCCGTCGCTGGCAGCGGGGGGGCGTGCTGCGCCGCAGCCTTGAGAACGCCAGATTGCGACATCGCTGGCGATGTGGGGAATCTCCAGCACGCTTGGCAGCGGACTACTACGGAAAGCCCTTTTCAACAATTCAATTGGAATACCAAAAGCCACAACGATGA
- a CDS encoding TIGR04282 family arsenosugar biosynthesis glycosyltransferase yields MSESPIPTLVVMARWPASGRCKSRLAVDIGSEQAAIIQQRLTAHTFAVAEALNEQGDVEVQVAISGVTLRSAQRSLIALPPCTLVDQGRGSLGARMLRQIHRARLRQRNMPVIVIGTDLADLCQNDLRHAIQSLQHQPLVLGPSSDGGYWLLGLGPSLTQNQLDALFDAVPWGSNKVFDITCARARVLGLTPHQLSRKNDIDCLADLRSWQR; encoded by the coding sequence ATGAGTGAATCACCCATCCCAACACTCGTTGTGATGGCTCGCTGGCCAGCTAGCGGTCGCTGCAAGAGTCGCCTGGCCGTCGACATCGGAAGCGAGCAGGCGGCCATCATTCAGCAACGCCTCACCGCCCATACCTTTGCTGTTGCTGAAGCACTCAACGAGCAGGGTGACGTGGAAGTACAGGTGGCGATAAGCGGAGTGACTCTGCGCTCAGCCCAACGTTCGCTGATCGCCTTACCGCCCTGCACCCTCGTGGATCAGGGGCGGGGATCGCTTGGGGCTCGCATGCTCCGCCAGATTCATCGTGCGCGCTTGAGGCAGCGCAACATGCCTGTGATCGTGATCGGAACCGATCTTGCCGATCTTTGCCAAAACGATCTGCGCCACGCGATCCAAAGCCTGCAACACCAACCCTTGGTGCTTGGCCCCTCCTCAGACGGTGGGTATTGGTTATTGGGGCTGGGTCCTTCCTTAACGCAGAATCAGCTCGATGCACTGTTTGATGCCGTGCCATGGGGAAGCAACAAGGTCTTTGACATCACTTGCGCTCGCGCTCGCGTGCTGGGGCTCACCCCCCATCAGCTCAGCAGGAAAAACGACATTGATTGTCTTGCTGATCTCCGTTCATGGCAGCGATGA